A single region of the Caretta caretta isolate rCarCar2 chromosome 25, rCarCar1.hap1, whole genome shotgun sequence genome encodes:
- the BSG gene encoding basigin: protein MGAAGATGLVLLGALLCAGRGAFGAAGFIKSPLSQKKLTEDSVELHCEALGNPIPEIQWWFEGDEWNETYAQLWDGARQDRVKINATYNLHSTSSIYIANLTINDSGTYECRASNDPDRNHLSKSPKVKWIRSQANVFVIEHPTVETSPNVTSGLDVVISCNITNPQSLIMGRMWKKGDKILTSDKETFGYTFYKIGEVNADSSGVYECVFETNPPVSRTVYVTVKPHVTAYKKSEHGNEGDTGILICKCNSYPPVSQWTWYKIKDGVNEPIINGTEQFIIKSSGNKTELRVANLDIEKDPGEYLCNATNELGTDGAVVGLRVRSRLAALWPFLGIVAEVLVLVTIIFIYEKRRKPDEVLDDDDGGSAPLKSNAPNHKDKNVRQRNAN from the exons CTGGCTTTATAAAGTCACCACTGTCTCAAAAGAAACTGACCGAGGACAGTGTGGAATTGCACTGCGAGGCTCTTGGCAATCCTATCCCTGAGATCCAATGGTGGTTTGAGGGAGATGAGTGGAACGAGACCTATGCTCAGCTCTGGGATGGCGCACGGCAGGACCGTGTCAAAATCAACGCCACCTATAACCTGCACTCTACCAGCTCCATCTACATCGCAAACCTCACTATCAACGACTCGGGCACATATGAGTGCCGGGCTAGCAACGACCCCGACCGCAACCACTTGTCGAAGAGCCCCAAAGTCAAGTGGATCCGTTCCCAGGCGAACGTTTTTGTCATCGAAC ATCCCACTGTAGAAACCTCTCCAAATGTGACTTCTGGCTTGGATGTTGTGATTTCCTGTAACATTACCAACCCTCAGTCTCTGATCATGGGCCGTATGTGGAAGAAAGGAGACAAGATCTTGACATCAGATAAGGAAACGTTTGGATATACCTTCTACAA AATAGGGGAGGTGAATGCAGACAGCTCAGGGGTGTACGAGTGTGTCTTCGAAACAAACCCCCCTGTGAGTAGGACTGTGTACGTGACAG TTAAGCCACACGTGACGGCCTACAAGAAATCCGAGCATGGGAACGAGGGGGACACTGGTATTCTGATCTGCAAGTGTAACTCATATCCTCCTGTTAGTCAGTGGACCTGGTACAAGATAAAAGACGGTGTGAATGAG CCCATCATCAATGGCACAGAGCAGTTCATCATCAAGTCCAGCGGGAACAAGACGGAGCTGCGCGTTGCTAACCTGGACATCGAGAAGGACCCGGGCGAGTATCTCTGCAACGCCACCAATGAGTTGGGCACCGATGGCGCCGTCGTGGGCCTGCGGGTTCGTAGCCGCCTGGCAGCGCTGTGGCCCTTCCTGGGCATTGTGGCTGAGGTGCTGGTTCTTGTCACCATCATCTTCATCTATGAGAAAAGGAGAAAGCCGGATGAGGTTCTTGATG ATGATGATGGAGGGTCTGCACCACT GAAAAGCAACGCCCCAAACCATAAGGACAAGAACGTCCGCCAGAGAAACGCTAACTAG